Proteins encoded together in one Halothermothrix orenii H 168 window:
- a CDS encoding DUF1292 domain-containing protein, with protein sequence MAEGRFYVDEETKTLVLEGEDSEDRFYIEEEINLEGNRYLIVVPAKEDEEEQGAYVLKLISDNNGDEVLTVVEDDDEFEKVRRAYEEK encoded by the coding sequence ATGGCTGAAGGTAGATTTTATGTTGATGAGGAGACAAAAACACTGGTCCTGGAAGGTGAAGATAGTGAGGACAGATTTTATATTGAGGAAGAAATTAATCTTGAAGGAAACAGATATTTAATTGTGGTTCCAGCTAAAGAGGATGAAGAGGAGCAGGGGGCATATGTTTTGAAATTAATCAGTGATAATAATGGAGATGAAGTATTGACTGTGGTAGAAGATGATGATGAATTTGAGAAGGTAAGAAGGGCCTATGAAGAAAAATAG
- a CDS encoding IreB family regulatory phosphoprotein, whose product MTVDNMNDRTMRFKRSKEDDNRTGYILEKVYQALEEKGYNPVNQIVGYLLSGDPAYITSYKDARTMIRTVDRDEIIEELLRNYLNK is encoded by the coding sequence ATGACAGTTGATAATATGAATGATAGAACAATGAGATTTAAACGCAGTAAAGAGGATGATAATAGAACAGGTTATATTCTGGAGAAAGTGTATCAGGCCCTGGAAGAAAAAGGTTATAACCCTGTCAACCAGATAGTAGGCTACCTCCTATCAGGGGATCCTGCTTATATAACCAGTTATAAAGATGCCAGAACCATGATCAGGACAGTTGACCGTGATGAAATAATTGAAGAACTATTGAGGAACTATTTAAATAAATAG
- a CDS encoding baseplate J/gp47 family protein, producing MEIRGYRVFYIDKYYEVNELIDLIKSTTARKMALVVHSRLLLLNNEVNLKLVKKYSEEFQKEVVFINPDPVIADRVIRSGFKAFPDLNSLENNNPLHAVAVGKEENNDNPVDSNKQLKSVKRIEDVERIEDVDDRGEYGDKKHRVFNLVGVILILLLAWFYFMYPTAVVEVKPVVEQQQHEMELLGSLQLNNIDWSNHILPLHRFEVSITDEDEIYASGEKLIGETRAEGIVKFINENKNEIKIPAGTIVQTVSGIKFKTVKDVNVPGLKVDFLMDVPVGMKAGQAEVGIVALQKGSRGNIGIGRIKKMAKPLNKVYVINPEPTSGGKDRKLPVVTKNDINRLKESLEEKLQSSLLAKIYRKLGGNFRVIENEIDYSKIEFNFSHRVGDIVEVINGSGTLTASGYLLKNSELDRMVTVLFEENLEKDKRLLSNGISVTRVDLEEKGNGLYNIKIGFVAPVVPDIDTGNLIKALKGSKIDQARQVLSNSQIIDDFNIKTRGNILPKLGFAIKVVVKEPDFEVMPVSN from the coding sequence TTGGAAATAAGGGGATACAGGGTATTTTACATTGATAAATACTATGAAGTTAATGAATTAATTGATTTAATTAAAAGTACTACTGCCCGTAAAATGGCTTTAGTTGTACATAGTCGGTTGTTACTGTTAAATAACGAAGTTAACTTAAAGCTTGTTAAAAAATACAGTGAAGAATTTCAAAAAGAAGTTGTATTTATTAACCCCGATCCTGTTATAGCAGATAGAGTTATAAGATCGGGCTTTAAGGCCTTTCCTGACCTTAATAGTCTTGAGAATAATAACCCCTTGCACGCGGTAGCTGTTGGAAAAGAAGAAAATAATGATAACCCGGTTGACAGTAACAAACAATTAAAAAGTGTAAAACGAATAGAAGATGTGGAAAGAATAGAAGATGTGGATGATAGGGGAGAATATGGTGATAAAAAACATCGAGTATTTAATCTGGTTGGGGTTATTTTAATTTTGTTACTGGCCTGGTTTTATTTTATGTACCCCACTGCAGTAGTTGAAGTAAAACCTGTGGTAGAACAGCAACAACACGAAATGGAGTTACTGGGGAGCCTTCAACTAAATAATATTGACTGGAGTAATCATATTCTACCTTTACATAGATTTGAAGTTAGTATAACTGATGAAGACGAGATATATGCCAGTGGGGAAAAATTAATCGGTGAAACCAGGGCTGAAGGCATTGTTAAGTTTATTAATGAAAATAAGAATGAGATTAAAATACCTGCCGGTACCATAGTCCAGACTGTAAGTGGTATAAAATTTAAAACGGTAAAAGATGTTAATGTACCTGGTCTTAAAGTTGATTTCTTAATGGATGTCCCGGTCGGGATGAAGGCTGGACAGGCTGAAGTTGGGATAGTTGCCTTACAGAAGGGAAGCAGAGGTAATATCGGGATAGGCAGAATAAAAAAGATGGCTAAACCCCTGAACAAGGTATATGTAATTAACCCGGAACCGACCAGTGGTGGTAAAGACAGAAAATTGCCCGTGGTTACTAAAAATGATATTAACAGGCTTAAGGAGAGTTTAGAAGAAAAACTGCAGTCTAGCCTCCTTGCTAAAATATACCGTAAACTGGGAGGTAATTTCAGGGTTATTGAGAACGAGATAGATTATAGTAAGATTGAGTTTAATTTTAGTCACCGGGTAGGTGATATTGTTGAGGTTATTAACGGGAGTGGAACCCTGACAGCAAGTGGTTACCTGTTAAAAAACAGTGAACTGGACAGGATGGTTACTGTTCTTTTTGAGGAAAATTTAGAAAAAGATAAGAGGTTATTGAGTAATGGAATAAGTGTTACCAGGGTTGACCTTGAAGAAAAAGGTAATGGATTATATAATATTAAAATAGGGTTTGTTGCTCCGGTTGTACCTGATATTGACACAGGTAATCTTATCAAGGCTTTAAAAGGGTCTAAAATTGATCAGGCCAGACAGGTTTTAAGTAATAGCCAGATAATTGATGACTTTAACATTAAAACCAGGGGCAATATTTTACCAAAACTGGGCTTTGCTATTAAAGTTGTTGTTAAAGAACCGGATTTTGAAGTAATGCCAGTAAGTAATTGA
- the ruvX gene encoding Holliday junction resolvase RuvX, which yields MRIMGLDYGDRRIGVAISDKLGMTAQGQEVIIRKTPEEDLEVIKGLIDKYEVEEIIVGMPKNMDGSLGPRAEKTRDFIDFLQKSLDTPVKVWDERLSTVEAERVLIEADVSRKKRKGVIDKVAASIILQGYLNYQNKLHG from the coding sequence ATGAGAATTATGGGGCTGGATTATGGTGATAGGCGTATTGGGGTTGCTATCAGTGATAAACTGGGAATGACTGCCCAGGGGCAGGAAGTTATAATAAGAAAAACCCCTGAAGAAGACCTGGAAGTGATAAAGGGCCTGATAGATAAATATGAGGTTGAAGAAATAATTGTTGGTATGCCTAAAAACATGGATGGGAGTCTTGGACCCAGGGCTGAAAAAACCAGGGATTTTATTGATTTTTTACAAAAAAGCCTGGATACTCCCGTTAAAGTATGGGATGAAAGATTATCTACTGTTGAGGCTGAAAGGGTTTTAATTGAAGCAGATGTGAGCCGGAAAAAAAGGAAAGGTGTTATTGATAAAGTTGCTGCTTCAATAATATTGCAGGGTTATTTAAATTACCAAAATAAACTACATGGTTAG
- the yunB gene encoding sporulation protein YunB, whose protein sequence is MFLKRGILLKFFIFIVILIIMVTVFIQKTLTPAFISLAEVEAVGLATTAINRAVDEECEGIKYEDIINYVVSDEGYVVLMQPNINYINSFSSRVSLNIQKRLNKMNSNVVAIPLGRVLGIELLAGLGPKVKVKIIPVGFARPPVIRDTFESAGINQTRHKIYMEVNVKLKLIVPFSEKTISLKTDVPITEVTIMGKVPRVYVGINNEGSKGILTK, encoded by the coding sequence TTGTTTTTAAAAAGGGGTATATTACTTAAGTTTTTTATATTTATCGTAATATTGATAATCATGGTTACTGTTTTTATTCAGAAAACCCTGACACCCGCCTTTATAAGTCTGGCTGAAGTAGAAGCGGTTGGCCTGGCAACTACTGCTATAAACAGGGCGGTGGATGAAGAATGTGAAGGAATTAAGTATGAAGACATAATAAATTATGTTGTCAGTGATGAAGGTTATGTGGTTTTAATGCAACCAAATATTAATTATATAAATAGCTTTTCTTCAAGGGTTTCATTAAATATCCAGAAGAGATTGAATAAAATGAATTCCAATGTTGTAGCTATACCACTGGGAAGGGTCCTGGGTATAGAGCTTCTGGCAGGGTTGGGACCGAAGGTTAAGGTGAAAATTATACCGGTAGGGTTTGCCCGGCCGCCGGTTATTAGAGATACTTTTGAGTCTGCCGGGATAAACCAGACACGCCATAAAATATACATGGAAGTAAATGTTAAATTAAAATTAATTGTTCCTTTTTCAGAAAAAACGATTAGCCTGAAAACAGATGTACCTATAACCGAAGTTACTATAATGGGTAAGGTTCCCAGGGTCTATGTGGGGATAAATAATGAAGGTTCAAAGGGTATTTTGACAAAATAA
- the tyrS gene encoding tyrosine--tRNA ligase has protein sequence MDINEQLNILKRGVSELITEKELKKKLELAREEGRPLRVKLGLDPTAPDIHLGHSVVLRKLKQFQDLGHEVYLIIGDFTGMIGDPTGKSVTRKQLTEEEVRENAKTYREQFSKILNPDKTKLVFNSNWLSDLNLSDVIELSSKYTVARMLEREDFSQRYKSGKPISIHEFIYPLMQGYDSVAIKADIELGGTDQKFNLLVGRHLQKEFGQKPQVIMMMPILEGLDGVNKMSKSLDNYIGINDEPKDMYGKVMSIPDSLITRYFELLTDVPEDKINEMKKSMEEDRVNPMNFKKELARIIVTEYHGQDAAREAEKEFKRVFSQGKLPEDIPEVIIEQKDLEDGKMWIVHLIAATGLVKSNSEARRMIKQGAVSINDEKHKSINEDIKVEDGMIIRIGKRRFAKIKLPD, from the coding sequence TTGGATATAAATGAACAGCTAAATATTTTAAAAAGAGGGGTTAGTGAATTAATAACAGAAAAGGAGTTGAAAAAGAAATTAGAGCTAGCCAGAGAAGAAGGACGTCCCCTGCGGGTAAAACTGGGACTGGACCCCACAGCACCTGATATTCATCTTGGTCATAGTGTTGTTTTAAGGAAGTTAAAACAATTTCAGGACTTAGGCCATGAGGTATACCTTATAATTGGCGATTTTACCGGAATGATTGGAGACCCTACCGGGAAGTCGGTTACCAGAAAACAATTAACAGAAGAAGAAGTCAGGGAAAATGCTAAAACCTATCGGGAACAGTTTTCCAAAATACTTAACCCCGATAAGACAAAGCTTGTTTTCAATTCTAATTGGCTTTCAGACCTGAATTTATCTGATGTTATTGAGTTATCTTCTAAATATACTGTTGCCAGAATGCTGGAAAGGGAAGATTTCTCCCAGAGGTATAAAAGTGGTAAACCGATTAGTATACATGAGTTTATTTACCCTTTAATGCAGGGTTATGATTCGGTTGCCATAAAAGCTGACATTGAACTTGGAGGAACTGACCAGAAGTTTAATTTACTGGTGGGGAGACACCTTCAAAAAGAATTCGGGCAGAAGCCCCAGGTAATCATGATGATGCCCATCCTGGAAGGCCTGGATGGGGTTAACAAGATGAGTAAAAGCCTTGATAATTATATTGGAATTAACGATGAACCTAAAGACATGTATGGTAAGGTTATGTCCATACCGGATAGTTTAATAACCAGGTATTTTGAATTATTGACCGATGTGCCTGAAGATAAAATAAATGAAATGAAGAAGAGCATGGAAGAAGACCGGGTTAATCCAATGAATTTCAAAAAAGAGCTGGCCAGGATTATAGTTACTGAATACCATGGTCAGGATGCTGCCAGGGAAGCTGAAAAGGAGTTTAAGCGGGTTTTTTCCCAGGGTAAACTCCCTGAAGATATTCCGGAAGTAATAATTGAGCAGAAAGATCTGGAAGATGGGAAGATGTGGATTGTTCATTTGATAGCGGCTACAGGGCTTGTTAAGAGTAATAGTGAAGCTCGCAGGATGATTAAACAGGGAGCAGTTTCCATAAATGATGAAAAACATAAAAGTATCAATGAGGACATTAAAGTAGAAGATGGAATGATTATTAGAATTGGCAAGAGAAGGTTTGCTAAAATTAAACTTCCGGATTAA
- a CDS encoding AI-2E family transporter codes for MLKRYKNELKIGIMLLVLGGIIYFILLIKKVLLPFVFGTFLAYLFNPLITFLRKRNISRITALYILILVVLILFISISIFILPIFIRELEELTVTLPKYVNSLEKYVEYVNREYRRIHLPEVIKEVIDQALAKLENFILNFIENLTTSVINSLTYIVSLFISPIITYYILKDYEEIQSSFLNIVPKKYRKPVLKSGREISKIFVGFLRGQIWVSIIVGVFSTLGLMLFKVKFYLLLGILAGITNMIPYFGPVIGAIPAVMIAFLSSPVKAFGVIILFSLIQQVESSIIGPKIFSNRVGLHPLTIIFVLLAGADIFDGWGLIFAVPVAGSLKVIFKIFIEQIISIKGLSGQE; via the coding sequence TTGTTAAAACGGTATAAAAATGAATTAAAAATAGGAATTATGCTCCTGGTACTGGGGGGCATAATTTATTTTATACTATTAATAAAAAAAGTTCTTTTACCTTTTGTCTTTGGTACCTTTCTCGCCTATTTATTTAACCCTCTAATAACTTTTTTGCGAAAGAGAAATATTTCACGGATTACAGCCCTGTATATATTAATACTTGTGGTCTTAATCTTGTTTATTTCCATCAGCATATTTATATTACCAATCTTTATAAGGGAACTTGAAGAATTAACTGTTACCCTGCCTAAATATGTTAATTCTCTCGAAAAGTATGTTGAGTATGTGAACCGGGAATACAGGCGGATACATCTGCCTGAAGTAATTAAAGAGGTCATTGATCAGGCCCTGGCAAAACTGGAAAATTTCATTCTTAATTTTATTGAAAACCTGACCACATCGGTAATAAATTCCCTTACCTATATTGTAAGTTTGTTTATCTCTCCTATTATTACATATTATATCCTCAAAGATTATGAAGAGATCCAGTCTTCATTTTTGAATATTGTTCCCAAAAAGTACCGGAAACCGGTGTTGAAAAGTGGTCGGGAAATAAGTAAAATCTTTGTGGGATTTTTAAGGGGCCAGATCTGGGTCAGTATTATTGTTGGTGTCTTCAGTACCCTGGGATTGATGTTGTTTAAAGTAAAATTTTATCTATTGCTGGGGATTCTGGCCGGGATAACCAATATGATACCATATTTTGGTCCAGTAATCGGGGCTATCCCGGCGGTAATGATAGCTTTTTTATCATCTCCAGTCAAGGCCTTTGGTGTCATCATCTTATTTTCTTTGATTCAACAGGTTGAAAGCAGTATTATTGGACCTAAAATTTTTAGTAACCGGGTTGGCCTTCATCCCCTGACGATTATTTTTGTTCTCCTGGCAGGTGCAGATATATTTGATGGCTGGGGGCTTATTTTTGCTGTTCCTGTTGCCGGTAGTTTAAAAGTTATTTTTAAAATATTTATTGAACAGATAATTTCTATTAAGGGTTTGAGTGGTCAGGAGTAG
- a CDS encoding PRC-barrel domain-containing protein: MYKGIEIIGLPVVEINTGRVLGEVEDIIFSEFDGLVKGFVIRNKNKYFLETHNINRIGEDAITVLSQDLLKPWEEHNTVEENEQTFQTLNNTIFGERVMTTSGKEVGKVKDLIIDENKNSVIGFELTEGVIQDLLEGRNLLPLSNNLIYGQDTLLLDEEGV, translated from the coding sequence TTGTATAAAGGAATAGAGATTATTGGTCTACCGGTTGTGGAAATAAATACCGGGCGTGTGCTTGGAGAGGTAGAGGATATAATTTTTAGTGAGTTTGATGGCCTGGTTAAAGGCTTTGTTATAAGAAATAAGAATAAGTATTTTCTGGAGACACATAATATTAATAGAATTGGAGAAGATGCCATAACTGTTTTGAGTCAAGACCTTTTAAAACCCTGGGAAGAACACAATACCGTGGAGGAAAATGAACAAACCTTCCAGACACTGAATAATACCATTTTTGGAGAAAGGGTTATGACAACTTCCGGTAAAGAGGTAGGGAAAGTAAAAGATTTAATTATTGATGAAAACAAAAACAGTGTTATTGGCTTTGAATTGACCGAGGGGGTAATTCAGGATTTATTGGAGGGGCGGAACCTGCTGCCACTTTCAAATAACCTTATTTATGGACAGGATACCTTATTATTAGATGAAGAGGGGGTTTAA
- the alaS gene encoding alanine--tRNA ligase, with the protein MVTTSDELRKAYLDFFKDRGHLVLPSAPLIPRNDPSLLWINAGMAPFKPYFDGRKKPPKTRISTSQKCIRTNDIENVGKTARHLTFFEMLGNFSFGDYFKEEAIEWAWEFVTRVLNLEENRLWITIYKDDDEAFKIWHDKVGVPENRIVRMGKKDNFWEIGTGPCGPCSEIHYDRGEEFGNSSEDVIGGEGDRFLEIWNLVFTQYNRTEDGEYLSLPQKNIDTGMGLERVASLLQGVNSNFETDLLKPIINFVSQDSGVQYTEGQRVPFRVISDHIRAVTMAIHDGVLPSNEGRGYVIRRLLRRAVRYGGKLNYEEPFLYKIVPVVVDIMSGGYPELKEKEEHVSSVVKSEEERFFQTLEQGLNILNEMMEEMKDKGEKILSGKNAFKLYDTYGFPLDLTRDVLAEHGYKVDEDVFTREMEKQRERARQARADVGFSGTDGEGIYKELREELGETEFTGYRSLSNTTRIVGIVKDGQPVESLNNGEKGEIILNVTPFYARGGGQVGDKGILIDSEHRARVYDTRKKGGLTVHYTEVEKGEFRIDQVVEARVDEELRYNIARNHSTTHLLHKTLKEVLGDHVNQSGSLVAPDRLRFDFSHYAPLTEEEINRIEDTVNEKILSNLPVEILEMPFEKAKEMGAVALFGEKYGHIVRVVKIGDYSIELCGGTHVDRTGEIGSFKIVSEGSVAAGVRRIEALTGKSVLEHIRKNDNTIKKISSILKTSPDEVIGRLSGLLEEQNELENKLQSLKDQLATSRVDELVDEVQKINGVKVLTAELKGIESDNLRKLSDKLKEKMESGIIVLASNLGNKVIFVSVVTDDLVERGFHAGKLIGKVARVTGGGGGGRPDMAQAGGKKVDKITEALDEGKRIISNHQS; encoded by the coding sequence ATGGTTACAACTTCTGATGAACTAAGAAAAGCATACCTTGACTTTTTTAAAGATAGAGGACACCTGGTATTACCGAGTGCTCCACTTATACCCCGGAATGACCCCAGCCTACTCTGGATTAATGCGGGAATGGCTCCTTTTAAACCATATTTTGATGGGAGGAAAAAACCTCCCAAAACCAGGATTTCAACCAGCCAAAAATGTATCAGGACCAATGATATAGAAAACGTCGGGAAGACAGCCAGACACCTGACTTTTTTTGAAATGCTCGGCAATTTTTCCTTTGGAGATTATTTTAAGGAAGAGGCCATAGAATGGGCCTGGGAATTTGTAACCAGAGTTCTAAATTTAGAGGAGAACAGGCTCTGGATTACTATATATAAAGATGATGATGAAGCCTTTAAAATCTGGCATGATAAAGTTGGGGTACCTGAGAACAGAATTGTTAGAATGGGTAAAAAGGATAATTTCTGGGAAATAGGAACCGGTCCCTGTGGTCCCTGTTCTGAAATCCATTATGATCGTGGTGAAGAATTTGGAAATTCCAGTGAAGATGTAATTGGTGGTGAAGGGGACAGGTTTCTAGAAATCTGGAACCTTGTCTTTACTCAGTATAACAGGACAGAAGATGGGGAATATTTATCCCTGCCCCAGAAAAATATAGATACGGGCATGGGTCTGGAGAGGGTTGCCTCCCTTCTTCAGGGGGTCAATTCAAATTTTGAGACAGACCTCTTAAAACCGATAATTAACTTTGTAAGCCAGGATAGTGGAGTTCAATATACGGAGGGACAGAGGGTTCCCTTCAGGGTTATATCTGACCATATCAGAGCGGTTACAATGGCTATCCATGATGGGGTTCTCCCTTCAAATGAGGGACGTGGTTATGTTATAAGACGGCTTTTAAGAAGAGCTGTGAGGTATGGTGGCAAACTTAATTATGAGGAACCCTTCCTTTATAAAATTGTACCTGTTGTTGTCGATATTATGTCCGGTGGGTATCCGGAACTTAAAGAAAAAGAAGAACATGTTAGCTCTGTAGTCAAATCAGAGGAGGAAAGATTTTTCCAGACACTGGAACAGGGTTTAAACATTTTAAATGAGATGATGGAAGAAATGAAAGATAAGGGAGAGAAAATCCTGTCAGGTAAAAATGCCTTCAAACTCTATGATACCTATGGATTTCCACTGGATTTAACCAGAGATGTTCTGGCTGAACATGGTTATAAGGTAGATGAAGACGTTTTTACCAGAGAAATGGAAAAACAGCGGGAACGGGCCCGTCAGGCCAGGGCCGATGTTGGTTTCAGTGGAACAGATGGGGAAGGTATTTATAAAGAACTCAGGGAGGAACTCGGTGAGACTGAGTTTACCGGTTATCGGTCCCTGTCAAATACGACCAGGATAGTGGGCATTGTTAAGGATGGGCAGCCTGTTGAGTCCTTGAATAATGGGGAAAAAGGAGAAATTATCCTTAATGTTACTCCGTTTTATGCCCGGGGTGGTGGTCAGGTAGGTGATAAGGGTATTCTGATAGACAGTGAACATAGAGCCCGGGTTTATGATACCAGAAAAAAGGGCGGATTAACTGTTCATTATACTGAAGTTGAGAAGGGTGAATTCAGGATAGACCAGGTTGTTGAAGCCAGGGTTGATGAAGAACTTCGTTATAACATAGCCAGAAACCATTCAACTACCCATTTACTCCATAAAACACTGAAAGAAGTGCTGGGTGACCATGTTAACCAGTCAGGATCACTGGTAGCTCCCGACAGGCTGCGGTTTGATTTCAGTCATTATGCTCCCCTGACTGAGGAAGAAATAAACAGGATTGAAGATACTGTTAATGAGAAGATTTTATCAAATTTACCGGTAGAAATACTGGAAATGCCCTTTGAAAAGGCTAAAGAGATGGGGGCTGTTGCCCTTTTCGGTGAAAAGTATGGCCATATTGTTAGAGTGGTAAAAATAGGGGATTATAGCATAGAATTATGTGGAGGGACCCATGTAGACAGAACCGGTGAAATTGGAAGTTTCAAGATTGTCAGTGAAGGAAGTGTTGCGGCCGGAGTCAGGAGAATTGAAGCCTTGACAGGAAAAAGTGTTCTGGAACATATCAGAAAAAACGATAATACAATAAAAAAGATTAGTAGTATCCTCAAGACTTCTCCAGATGAAGTTATTGGCAGGTTGTCTGGTTTGCTGGAAGAACAGAATGAATTAGAAAATAAATTACAATCACTAAAAGATCAATTAGCTACTTCCCGGGTGGATGAATTAGTTGATGAAGTTCAGAAGATAAATGGAGTTAAAGTCCTGACCGCGGAATTGAAGGGAATTGAAAGTGATAATCTAAGAAAACTATCTGATAAACTTAAAGAAAAAATGGAATCAGGTATTATTGTTCTGGCATCAAATCTGGGCAATAAAGTTATTTTTGTAAGTGTTGTTACTGACGATCTTGTGGAGAGGGGCTTTCATGCCGGCAAGTTAATAGGCAAAGTAGCCAGGGTCACCGGTGGTGGCGGTGGAGGACGTCCCGATATGGCTCAGGCCGGTGGAAAAAAGGTTGATAAAATTACGGAAGCCCTGGATGAAGGAAAAAGAATTATATCAAATCATCAAAGTTAA
- a CDS encoding cell division FtsA domain-containing protein has translation MNLLNLFSENTNKGQEFSYRLIVDIGTEFVKTIIAEFNEKEKNILGFGKVRQDYGNMDGGAVTNIEGVISRTREAIKVAESYTPHRPDEVVMGIAGEFVKGVIYSLEKVRPKPEKKIDSEEINNLIIESQKKAYQEAVKRVEQETGLENVKLELISSNLVEVKVDGYKVNDPGQFQGKNINLVVFNTYAPLVQVGALKTIAGKLGYDLVGIVAEPLSIASSLLTEDTFELGAIIIDIGGGTTDIALIRNGGIEGTKMFAMGGRAFTRTLAKNLGISMRDAEKLKLEYSRGKRVKNYEVTRKLIKKDMDILYQGIELSLLEMSRGEVLPQKIYFCGGGSALKGLIEGFKKRPLEETLPFSHRPGIHLLKGNELDSIRDANKYLQGSEHVTPRSLAIYGTEIESKERGRFGFGNKGIQGILH, from the coding sequence ATGAATTTACTAAATCTATTTTCAGAAAATACTAATAAGGGTCAGGAGTTTTCCTATCGACTTATTGTAGATATCGGGACTGAGTTTGTAAAAACAATAATTGCCGAGTTTAACGAAAAAGAAAAAAATATACTTGGATTTGGTAAAGTACGCCAGGATTATGGTAATATGGATGGAGGTGCTGTTACCAACATAGAAGGTGTCATCAGTCGGACCCGTGAAGCAATAAAAGTGGCTGAATCTTATACCCCACACCGACCTGATGAGGTAGTTATGGGGATAGCTGGGGAATTTGTTAAGGGTGTTATCTATTCTCTGGAAAAAGTACGTCCCAAACCCGAGAAGAAGATTGACAGTGAAGAGATAAATAACCTGATTATTGAGTCCCAGAAAAAGGCCTACCAGGAAGCTGTAAAGAGGGTGGAGCAGGAAACAGGGCTTGAAAATGTGAAACTGGAGTTAATCAGTTCAAACCTGGTAGAAGTAAAAGTAGATGGTTATAAAGTAAATGACCCCGGTCAGTTTCAGGGTAAGAATATCAATTTAGTTGTATTTAATACCTATGCCCCCCTTGTCCAGGTCGGGGCCCTGAAGACCATTGCCGGAAAACTGGGTTATGATCTGGTGGGTATCGTGGCTGAGCCTCTGTCAATAGCCAGTAGTCTCCTGACAGAAGACACCTTTGAACTGGGGGCTATAATTATTGATATAGGTGGTGGAACTACCGATATTGCTTTGATCAGAAATGGAGGAATTGAAGGAACTAAAATGTTTGCCATGGGGGGTAGGGCTTTTACCAGGACTCTGGCTAAAAACCTCGGTATTTCAATGCGGGATGCCGAAAAACTAAAGCTGGAATATTCCCGGGGAAAACGGGTTAAAAACTATGAAGTTACACGAAAATTAATTAAAAAGGATATGGATATTTTATACCAGGGAATAGAATTGTCTCTATTGGAGATGTCCCGTGGGGAAGTTCTTCCCCAAAAGATATATTTTTGTGGTGGAGGAAGTGCCCTGAAGGGGTTAATCGAGGGTTTTAAAAAGCGGCCATTAGAGGAAACCCTGCCTTTCTCTCATAGACCTGGTATACACCTTCTCAAGGGCAATGAGCTTGATAGTATTAGAGATGCTAATAAATATCTCCAGGGCAGTGAGCATGTTACTCCCAGATCTCTGGCCATTTATGGGACAGAGATAGAGAGTAAGGAAAGGGGGAGATTTGGTTTTGGAAATAAGGGGATACAGGGTATTTTACATTGA